One window of Serinus canaria isolate serCan28SL12 chromosome 3, serCan2020, whole genome shotgun sequence genomic DNA carries:
- the TRIM35 gene encoding E3 ubiquitin-protein ligase TRIM35: protein MSRAETSRDPPRRLQRRRASCKRCQLRSASMERRDDPCSSSSAAASSAPRLKEELLCPICYEPFREAVTLPCGHNFCRSCICKSWENRTHACPLCKERSSLDELRINHTLRNLVELILKEEGPWRGGGAALCSAHQQEPKFFCLEDKELACFGCQNSKEHEGHKMRPVQEAAADFRAKLANMETSLRDKAKDFAAVRRSFEAISRHNEVESGRLESQVKWEFEKLHKFLWDEEQAVLAQLREETGRKQDLIQAKLQQLADATQALLNEAARLQADLQQDDLTFLMTHKNRKRRIACTAEEPEAVPPGIVVDVAKYLGSLQYNVWKKMLDTITAFPFSLDPNSAAGWLSISEDLSSVSSCCYKGSVDNPERFTSAPCILGSRGFSEGFHTWEVDLGGLTNWRVGVSRPHKGSHWSCHHDSRSGFWYIYHLHGKDECRASNAVRSQTALGNIRRVRVELDCTEGELSFYDADLQSHIYTFHEKFGGVVFPYFYIGSSQGDANTKTLRICPLRIRVREDVLT, encoded by the exons CATGGAAAGACGAGAcgatccctgctccagcagctcggCGGCTGCATCCAGCGCGCCGCGCCTGAAGGAGGAATTGTTGTGCCCCATCTGCTACGAGCCTTTCCGGGAAGCCGTGACCCTTCCGTGCGGCCACAacttctgcaggagctgcatcTGCAAGTCGTGGGAGAACAGGACGCACGCGTGTCCGCTGTGCAAGGAGAGGTCCTCGCTGGACGAGCTGCGCATCAACCACACCCTGAGGAACCTGGTGGAGCTGATCCTGAAGGAGGAAGGGCCGtggcggggcggcggcgccgcgcTGTGCTCGGCGCACCAGCAGGAGCCCAAGTTCTTCTGCCTGGAGGACAAGGAGCTGGCGTGCTTCGGCTGCCAGAACTCCAAGGAGCACGAGGGGCACAAGATGAGGCCGGTGCAGGAGGCGGCGGCGGATTTTAGG GCCAAGCTGGCGAACATGGAGACTTCCCTGCGGGACAAAGCCAAGGATTTTGCAGCCGTGCGGAGATCCTTCGAAGCCATCTCCCGGCACAACGAG GTGGAATCGGGGCGGCTGGAGAGCCAGGTGAAGTGGGAATTTGAGAAGCTGCACAAGTTCCTGTGGGACGAGGAGCAGGCGGTGCTGGCGCAGCTGCGGGAGGAGACGGGCCGGAAGCAGGACCTGATCCAggccaagctgcagcagctggccGACGCCACCCAGGCCCTGCTCAACGAGGCCGCGCGGCTCCAGGCGGATCTCCAGCAGGACGACTTGACCTTCCTGATG accCACAAGAACCGGAAGCGGAG GATCGCCTGCACGGCCGAGGAGCCGGAAGCTGTTCCCCCAGGAATCGTGGTGGACGTGGCCAAGTACCTGGGATCGCTGCAGTACAACGTGTGGAAGAAGATGCTGGACACCATCACAGCCT TCCCCTTCAGCCTGGATCCCAACTCGGCCGCGGGCTGGCTCTCCATCTCCGAGGACCTCTCCAGCGTCTCCAGCTGCTGCTACAAAGGCTCCGTGGACAACCCGGAGCGCTTCACCTCCGCCCCCTGCATCCTGGGCTCCCGCGGCTTCTCCGAAGGCTTCCACACCTGGGAGGTGGACCTGGGCGGGCTGACCAACTGGAGGGTGGGCGTCTCCCGGCCTCACAAAGGATCCCACTGGAGTTGCCACCACGATTCCCGCTCGGGTTTCTGGTACATCTACCACCTCCACGGCAAGGACGAGTGCCGGGCCTCCAACGCCGTGCGCTCGCAGACGGCGCTGGGGAACATCCGGCGCGTCCGGGTGGAGCTGGACTGCACCGAGGGGGAGCTGTCCTTCTACGACGCCGACCTCCAGAGCCACATCTACACCTTCCACGAGAAGTTCGGAGGCGTCGTCTTCCCCTATTTCTACATAGGGAGCTCCCAAGGAGACGCCAACACCAAGACGCTCCGGATTTGCCCGCTCCGCATCCGTGTCCGTGAGGATGTCCTGACCTAG
- the STMN4 gene encoding stathmin-4 isoform X1 codes for MTLAAYKEKMKELPLVSLFCSCFLSDPLNKPTYAYEDTVDLTWCVISDMEVIELNKRTSGQSFEVILKPPSFDGIPEFNASLPRRRDPSLEEIQKKLEAAEERRKYQEAELLKHLAEKREHEREVIQKAIEENNNFIKMAKEKLAQKMESNKENREAHLAAMLERLQEKVCSQPPHGKSHPHHLQLPPKHPEPARCPSPNASVGAEAESAR; via the exons ATGACTCTGGCCG CCTACAAGGAGAAGATGAAGGAGCTGCCCCTCGTCTCCCTCTTCTGCTCCTGTTTCCTCTCGGATCCCCTCAACAAGCCGACCTACGCCTATGAAG ACACGGTGGACCTGACCTGGTGCGTCATCTCCGACATGGAAGTGATCGAGCTCAACAAACGCACCTCGGGCCAATCCTTCGAGGTCATCCTGAAGCCGCCGTCCTTCGACGGAATTCCGGAATTCAACGCCTCCCTGCCCCGGCGCCGCGACCCTTCCCTGGAGGAGATCCAGAAGAAGCTGGAAGCGGcggaggagaggagaaag TACCAGGAGGCGGAGCTGCTGAAGCACCTGGCGGAAAAGCGGGAACACGAGCGGGAAGTGATCCAGAAGGCCATCGAGGAGAACAACAACTTCATCAAGATGGCCAAGGAGAAGCTGGCGCAGAAGATGGAATCCAACAAGGAGAACCGCGAGGCCCACCTGGCGGCCATGCTGGAGCGCCTCCAGGAGAAG GTCTGTTCCCAACCTCCGCACGGAAAATCCCACCCTcaccacctccagctccctccaaaACATCCGGAGCCCGCCCGGTGCCCTTCTCCGAACGCCTCCGTTGGGGCAGAGGCGGAGAGCGCCAGATAA
- the STMN4 gene encoding stathmin-4 isoform X2, giving the protein MTLAAYKEKMKELPLVSLFCSCFLSDPLNKPTYAYEDTVDLTWCVISDMEVIELNKRTSGQSFEVILKPPSFDGIPEFNASLPRRRDPSLEEIQKKLEAAEERRKYQEAELLKHLAEKREHEREVIQKAIEENNNFIKMAKEKLAQKMESNKENREAHLAAMLERLQEKDKHAEEVRKNKELKEEASR; this is encoded by the exons ATGACTCTGGCCG CCTACAAGGAGAAGATGAAGGAGCTGCCCCTCGTCTCCCTCTTCTGCTCCTGTTTCCTCTCGGATCCCCTCAACAAGCCGACCTACGCCTATGAAG ACACGGTGGACCTGACCTGGTGCGTCATCTCCGACATGGAAGTGATCGAGCTCAACAAACGCACCTCGGGCCAATCCTTCGAGGTCATCCTGAAGCCGCCGTCCTTCGACGGAATTCCGGAATTCAACGCCTCCCTGCCCCGGCGCCGCGACCCTTCCCTGGAGGAGATCCAGAAGAAGCTGGAAGCGGcggaggagaggagaaag TACCAGGAGGCGGAGCTGCTGAAGCACCTGGCGGAAAAGCGGGAACACGAGCGGGAAGTGATCCAGAAGGCCATCGAGGAGAACAACAACTTCATCAAGATGGCCAAGGAGAAGCTGGCGCAGAAGATGGAATCCAACAAGGAGAACCGCGAGGCCCACCTGGCGGCCATGCTGGAGCGCCTCCAGGAGAAG GACAAACACGCGGAAGAAGTGAGGAAAAACAAGGAGCTCAAGGAAGAAGCCTCCAGGTAA